One stretch of Desulfovibrio sp. UCD-KL4C DNA includes these proteins:
- a CDS encoding peptide-binding protein: MRKSVVCFILSSCLLFLNSCGQSPEQNAKKGTTSTNSSVSSIEKSEPVYGGRLILPLGSDPINLIPPLSTDSESSTIESKLFVSPLKYNKDIELVPEAAKSFEVLNGGKLLKFTLRDDIRWTDGVPLTAEDVEFTYKMMIDPKTPTAYASDYQNIKEFRLTGKYSFEVTYDKVFARSLVTWALPIMPKHLLEHENLTETRFARAPIGAGPYTLKEWIPGQRVVLEANDDYFEGRPYIDEIVYRIIPDTSTQFMELKTGKLDAMGLTPQQYLFQTKGKSWEKDFQKFKYLSFGYAWLGYNLDRPMFKDIRVRQALTYAINKEEIVKGVLLGLGYPAVGPYKPGTWVYNTKLVPYGYHPDKAKKLLKEAGWSDTDGDGILDRNGVPFSFTILTNQGNSLRIKSATIIQNRLKDVGIDVKIRTVEWAAFINEFVNKGQFDVILLGWTILQDPDIYDVWHSSKAVDGGLNITKYRNSEVDELLERGRTTLDQAERKKIYDRIQEILYKEQPYCFLYVPMALPIYKSRIKGLKIEPAGLDYNANSWWIPKASQTKIRMQQ; this comes from the coding sequence ATGCGTAAAAGTGTAGTCTGTTTTATCTTATCAAGCTGTCTTTTATTTTTAAATTCATGCGGGCAATCTCCTGAACAGAATGCAAAAAAAGGAACTACTAGCACAAATAGTTCAGTTTCATCAATCGAAAAGAGTGAACCTGTTTACGGAGGAAGGCTTATTCTGCCGCTGGGCTCGGACCCTATTAATCTTATTCCGCCTTTATCTACAGACAGCGAAAGTTCAACCATAGAAAGCAAGTTATTTGTTTCTCCACTAAAGTACAACAAAGATATTGAATTAGTTCCTGAAGCTGCAAAGTCTTTTGAGGTCCTTAATGGTGGCAAACTTCTAAAGTTTACTTTGCGTGATGATATAAGGTGGACAGATGGCGTTCCCCTTACCGCTGAAGATGTTGAATTTACGTATAAAATGATGATCGATCCCAAAACACCGACAGCCTACGCCTCTGACTATCAGAATATTAAAGAATTCAGACTTACCGGTAAATATTCATTTGAAGTAACTTATGACAAGGTTTTTGCCAGATCGCTTGTTACATGGGCACTTCCTATTATGCCCAAACATCTGCTTGAGCACGAAAATTTGACTGAGACTCGCTTTGCCCGTGCTCCAATCGGGGCGGGGCCATATACACTTAAAGAGTGGATTCCCGGTCAGCGTGTTGTACTTGAAGCGAATGATGATTATTTTGAAGGTAGGCCCTATATTGATGAAATTGTGTACAGAATTATCCCTGACACTTCAACGCAGTTTATGGAGCTTAAGACTGGAAAGCTTGACGCTATGGGGCTGACTCCTCAGCAGTATTTGTTTCAGACTAAAGGTAAAAGCTGGGAAAAAGATTTTCAGAAATTTAAATACCTTTCTTTTGGGTATGCATGGCTGGGCTATAATTTAGATAGACCTATGTTTAAAGATATCAGGGTCAGGCAGGCTCTTACCTATGCTATTAATAAAGAGGAAATTGTTAAAGGTGTTCTTCTAGGGTTAGGGTACCCTGCAGTAGGGCCTTATAAACCTGGTACTTGGGTATATAATACTAAACTTGTTCCTTACGGGTATCATCCTGATAAAGCTAAAAAACTTTTAAAAGAAGCAGGTTGGTCTGATACTGACGGTGATGGCATTCTAGACCGTAACGGAGTTCCTTTTTCATTTACTATTTTGACTAATCAGGGAAATTCCTTGCGAATTAAGAGCGCAACTATTATTCAGAACCGTTTAAAAGATGTCGGGATCGACGTTAAGATTAGAACTGTTGAGTGGGCGGCTTTTATTAATGAATTTGTTAACAAAGGCCAGTTTGATGTAATTCTTCTTGGTTGGACTATTCTTCAGGATCCAGACATTTATGATGTATGGCACTCTTCAAAGGCAGTGGATGGCGGGCTTAATATTACAAAATATCGTAATTCTGAAGTAGATGAATTGCTTGAAAGAGGACGGACTACTTTGGATCAGGCAGAACGTAAGAAAATTTACGATCGTATTCAGGAAATACTGTATAAAGAGCAGCCGTACTGTTTTCTGTATGTACCGATGGCACTCCCAATATATAAGAGCCGTATAAAAGGATTGAAGATAGAGCCTGCAGGGCTCGATTATAACGCAAACAGTTGGTGGATACCAAAAGCTTCCCAGACGAAGATCAGGATGCAGCAATAA
- a CDS encoding bifunctional (p)ppGpp synthetase/guanosine-3',5'-bis(diphosphate) 3'-pyrophosphohydrolase: protein MIRINEITDIVSTYIDDPDLDLIRRAYVFSARAHEGQVRLSGEPYLSHPLHVAKILADMRMDESTVAAGLLHDTVEDTDTTIDDIADLFGEEVADIVDGVTKIGMMDFESKAIAKAENIRKMILAMAEDIRVLMVKLADRLHNMSTLDFQKSYKQLLIAQETLDIYSPLANRLGLYMVKRELEDLCLYYLKPDIYQNITDGLQRQHTLGKEYIDKVLGLLHDVLESNELKGSITGRTKHKYSIYNKMTRQGLKLEQVHDIIAFRVVVESVKECYAVLGLVHSMWMPVAGRFKDYISIPKANMYQSLHTTVVGPEGERIEIQIRTEEMQKVAEYGVAAHWQYKESGVSASKQNRDAERFSWLRQIMDWQRELEDPREFMSSLRFDLFTEEVYIFTPGGDIKELPDGATPVDFAYSIHTDVGNHCTGAKVNGRLVPLTTALKNGDTVEIFTDKKRKPSHDWLKFVKTAKARTRIKHYIRTEERAHSITLAKEMLEKEGRRMNLNVPKAIKDGYFVMLADEFSCGSVDDLLSNIGYSRITPNKILRRLYAVINNIEGEPEEAELHEPQTVEEDKNQKVANSIEIEGVDNVLIRFAGCCTPLPGEPIIGYISRGRGVVVHTASCPNVKSLEEERLLSVSWSGGQEETSHPAQISIRCRNIKGLLAKISSVLAEQDVNIDSGSFKSDVDGISLLEFTVEVRDLGHLHRALNRLKTIDAVLETTRIS, encoded by the coding sequence ATGATAAGAATTAATGAAATCACTGACATCGTCAGTACCTATATAGATGATCCTGATTTGGATCTTATTCGAAGAGCCTATGTTTTCTCCGCACGTGCTCATGAAGGACAAGTGCGTCTTTCTGGCGAGCCGTATTTGTCTCATCCGCTTCATGTCGCTAAAATATTAGCTGATATGAGAATGGATGAATCGACTGTTGCTGCAGGACTTTTACATGATACAGTTGAAGATACCGATACAACAATTGATGATATTGCAGATCTTTTCGGAGAAGAGGTTGCGGATATTGTTGATGGTGTGACAAAGATCGGAATGATGGATTTTGAATCCAAAGCAATAGCCAAAGCAGAAAATATTCGTAAAATGATTTTGGCTATGGCTGAAGATATACGCGTGCTTATGGTCAAGCTTGCCGACCGCTTGCATAATATGAGCACACTCGATTTTCAAAAAAGCTATAAGCAGTTGTTAATAGCTCAGGAAACTCTTGATATTTATTCTCCGCTAGCCAATAGACTCGGGTTGTATATGGTTAAGCGCGAACTTGAAGACTTGTGTCTTTATTATTTGAAGCCTGATATTTATCAAAATATTACTGATGGACTCCAACGTCAGCATACACTGGGTAAGGAATATATTGATAAGGTGCTAGGGCTGTTGCATGACGTTTTGGAAAGTAATGAACTTAAAGGTTCTATTACCGGAAGAACTAAACATAAATACAGCATCTATAATAAAATGACGCGTCAGGGATTAAAGCTTGAGCAAGTTCATGACATTATAGCTTTCAGAGTTGTCGTTGAATCTGTTAAAGAATGTTATGCTGTCCTTGGACTTGTTCATTCCATGTGGATGCCTGTTGCAGGGCGCTTTAAAGATTATATTTCCATTCCTAAAGCCAATATGTATCAGAGTCTGCACACTACTGTTGTTGGTCCTGAAGGGGAACGCATAGAAATTCAGATACGCACTGAAGAAATGCAGAAAGTTGCTGAATACGGTGTTGCCGCTCACTGGCAGTATAAAGAATCCGGTGTAAGTGCATCAAAACAGAATAGAGATGCTGAGCGTTTTTCATGGCTCAGGCAGATTATGGACTGGCAGCGTGAGCTTGAAGATCCTCGTGAATTTATGTCTTCACTCCGGTTCGACCTCTTTACCGAAGAAGTTTATATTTTCACTCCAGGCGGTGATATTAAGGAACTTCCAGACGGAGCTACTCCTGTTGATTTTGCATATTCGATTCATACTGATGTAGGGAACCATTGCACAGGAGCAAAAGTTAACGGTAGACTTGTTCCTCTTACAACGGCTCTTAAAAACGGTGATACCGTTGAAATTTTCACTGACAAGAAGCGCAAGCCAAGTCACGATTGGCTTAAGTTTGTAAAAACAGCAAAAGCGCGTACCCGTATTAAGCATTATATCAGGACAGAAGAAAGGGCGCATTCTATAACTCTGGCTAAAGAAATGCTCGAGAAAGAAGGCCGCCGCATGAATCTTAATGTTCCGAAAGCAATCAAAGACGGTTATTTTGTAATGCTTGCGGATGAATTCTCATGTGGATCGGTTGATGATCTGCTTTCAAATATTGGATATTCGCGGATTACTCCAAATAAAATTTTGCGCCGTCTGTATGCAGTAATTAATAATATTGAAGGTGAACCGGAAGAAGCTGAGCTTCATGAACCGCAGACGGTTGAAGAAGATAAGAATCAAAAAGTTGCCAACTCTATTGAAATTGAAGGAGTTGATAATGTTCTTATTAGATTTGCCGGATGTTGCACTCCATTGCCTGGTGAACCTATCATAGGATATATCAGTCGCGGACGCGGAGTTGTTGTCCATACTGCATCCTGCCCGAATGTAAAAAGTCTGGAAGAAGAGCGGCTCTTAAGTGTTTCATGGTCCGGGGGACAGGAAGAAACTTCTCATCCTGCACAGATAAGCATCCGTTGTAGAAATATCAAAGGATTGCTTGCAAAAATATCTTCAGTTTTGGCTGAGCAGGATGTGAATATTGATTCAGGATCATTCAAGTCAGATGTGGATGGTATTTCACTTCTGGAATTCACTGTGGAAGTCCGAGATTTGGGGCATTTACATCGTGCTTTAAATAGACTCAAAACCATTGATGCCGTTCTTGAGACGACTAGAATAAGTTAA
- a CDS encoding cysteine hydrolase family protein translates to MNALIVIDMQKGVFANKRYDDVNIINRINLLIDKAREKNIPLIFIRHNTPREDVLKYGSDGWQILPEMHKKDSDIIIEKTCCDAFCKTDLEEQLGKMGVKELIITGCCTDFCLDTTIRVAASKDFEVTVVSDAHTTAQKPYLEAKIIIEHHNFVWSEMDTPHPIKVRPAAEIF, encoded by the coding sequence ATGAACGCTCTAATTGTTATTGATATGCAGAAAGGCGTATTTGCGAATAAGAGATATGACGATGTGAATATAATTAACCGGATCAACCTGCTTATAGACAAAGCACGGGAAAAAAATATTCCTCTAATTTTCATCCGACACAACACCCCTAGAGAAGATGTACTTAAATACGGTTCTGACGGGTGGCAGATACTCCCGGAGATGCACAAAAAAGACTCAGATATAATTATTGAAAAGACATGCTGTGATGCTTTTTGTAAAACAGATCTCGAAGAGCAGCTTGGCAAAATGGGCGTAAAAGAATTGATTATAACAGGATGCTGTACAGATTTCTGCCTAGACACGACTATCCGTGTTGCAGCCAGCAAAGATTTTGAAGTGACAGTTGTTTCAGATGCACACACAACAGCTCAAAAGCCATATCTTGAAGCAAAAATTATCATAGAACATCATAATTTTGTCTGGTCAGAAATGGATACTCCCCATCCCATAAAGGTACGCCCTGCTGCTGAAATTTTCTAA
- a CDS encoding CerR family C-terminal domain-containing protein, whose translation MSNTSTKLKNKSGRGEETRQRLLQVGARLFALNGFKGVSMRSLAMEAEINLATVGYHFGGKLGLYEAILRDTVDRNHKLFPSVDEVHSRVAMLKSGELKKSDLVTWFFTKFIRGIVGDSENVWVALIIIRELAAPSELYYLLEDGLFSPSFFSLTELLTAVMENDVSEDERIIVGNALVGMALHFVNRKAFVFRIGWDEYTPENIETLIEILCRRAVAFVGCEE comes from the coding sequence GTGAGCAATACATCGACGAAATTGAAAAATAAGTCAGGTAGAGGAGAAGAGACCCGCCAGAGGCTTTTACAGGTTGGAGCTAGGTTGTTTGCTCTTAATGGTTTTAAAGGTGTGAGCATGCGTAGTCTTGCTATGGAGGCAGAAATAAATCTTGCCACTGTAGGATATCATTTCGGTGGTAAACTTGGACTTTATGAAGCCATATTGCGTGATACTGTTGATCGGAACCATAAGCTTTTTCCTTCAGTAGACGAGGTGCATAGTCGCGTTGCTATGCTCAAATCCGGTGAACTTAAAAAAAGTGACTTGGTTACTTGGTTTTTTACAAAATTTATCCGAGGCATAGTCGGAGATTCAGAAAATGTATGGGTGGCTCTGATTATTATACGAGAACTGGCTGCCCCGAGTGAGCTGTATTATTTGCTTGAAGATGGACTTTTTTCACCCTCTTTTTTCAGCCTGACAGAACTTCTTACGGCTGTAATGGAGAACGACGTATCTGAAGATGAGCGTATTATCGTAGGTAACGCTCTGGTCGGTATGGCCCTCCATTTTGTTAACCGTAAAGCCTTTGTTTTTCGAATCGGGTGGGATGAATATACTCCTGAAAATATAGAAACATTAATAGAAATTTTATGCAGAAGAGCGGTCGCCTTTGTGGGCTGTGAGGAATAA
- a CDS encoding efflux RND transporter periplasmic adaptor subunit, whose translation MKKILLIILLMTFLIVSGCEKKKAAVEEVIRPVKTMKVGESHLGRQWSFSGTAEDALESELSFRVSGKIISFPGDQIGRKFRAGEVIAKLDPSDYELEVHQIEAQLEQVRANYTFAKADVDRVTQLYKRKVTSKSEYDQAVADFRSKEAQLNATAKMLDIARKKIKYTTLLAPFDGWVSKVNVNIHQNVQSGQGVIVFNAGRQMKMSISLPDTLISQISEGEDVEVTFDALPGKILKGIVMEVGIGATQRASFPVKVYLNNFSKLLRSGMSGNVNFSARTEKLQIFVPASAIVGNPDGSKHVWVVENGNVVKSRKVDIGSLSSIGVMIKNGLKVGETVVTRGVHSLKEGMKVKTVGGLS comes from the coding sequence ATGAAGAAAATATTACTTATAATACTCTTGATGACGTTTTTAATCGTTTCCGGTTGCGAAAAGAAGAAAGCTGCCGTTGAAGAAGTGATACGCCCTGTAAAAACAATGAAAGTCGGAGAATCTCATTTAGGCAGGCAATGGTCTTTTTCCGGTACAGCGGAAGATGCTCTTGAATCGGAGCTTTCATTTCGTGTAAGCGGGAAAATTATTTCTTTCCCGGGAGATCAAATCGGTAGGAAATTTAGAGCTGGGGAGGTCATAGCTAAACTTGACCCTTCTGACTATGAACTTGAAGTTCATCAGATTGAAGCTCAGCTTGAACAGGTTCGCGCAAACTATACATTTGCAAAAGCTGACGTAGACAGAGTTACTCAGCTTTATAAACGCAAGGTGACATCAAAAAGTGAATATGATCAGGCTGTTGCAGATTTTAGATCTAAGGAAGCTCAGCTTAACGCTACTGCAAAAATGCTCGATATAGCTCGCAAAAAAATTAAATATACTACACTGCTAGCTCCTTTTGATGGTTGGGTAAGTAAAGTTAATGTTAATATTCATCAAAACGTTCAGTCTGGGCAGGGTGTAATTGTTTTCAATGCAGGGCGACAGATGAAAATGAGTATATCATTGCCGGATACTTTGATTTCTCAAATTAGTGAGGGAGAGGACGTTGAAGTAACTTTTGATGCACTACCCGGTAAAATATTGAAAGGGATAGTCATGGAAGTCGGTATCGGTGCGACTCAGCGGGCTTCTTTTCCCGTTAAAGTTTATTTGAATAATTTCAGCAAACTTTTGCGTAGTGGAATGTCAGGGAATGTAAATTTTTCAGCGCGTACAGAAAAACTTCAGATTTTTGTTCCGGCTTCCGCAATAGTTGGTAATCCTGACGGAAGCAAACATGTCTGGGTTGTTGAGAACGGTAATGTGGTTAAATCTCGGAAGGTTGATATCGGTTCATTATCTTCTATAGGTGTAATGATTAAGAATGGTTTAAAAGTAGGAGAGACAGTTGTTACGCGCGGAGTTCATTCCCTTAAAGAAGGTATGAAGGTTAAAACTGTCGGAGGACTCTCGTGA